In Vigna unguiculata cultivar IT97K-499-35 chromosome 3, ASM411807v1, whole genome shotgun sequence, a single genomic region encodes these proteins:
- the LOC114179806 gene encoding protein CHLOROPLAST IMPORT APPARATUS 2 encodes MSSCLTGAGGRTYGFDFEFVKSPSSSTRTSHTSSSPSSTISESSNSAALAISTKKPRTPRKRPNQTYNEAAALLSTAYPNLFSTKNLKTQGKFAKPASENFDYDSSELFLPFRVLDGSSSCFLLDQPGPKPVERPKVVSVQEKACGSPGEISSVVNFNSLELNDDCEESLDAESILDEEIEEGIDSIMGSRVQEISNDAVNNFPWIMPFGGKSDFPRPRVSALRHVDDGNWWNFPAVDIHQISPKINTKPPPVTAEKKMKKKKVTAIAATEKPAVVELKNAELPKPKQGLMLKLNYDDIRSAWSDRGTPFADDSPLADLPETDVTARLSQIDLWWDNGGVREASVQRYKEKRRTRLFSKKIRYQVRKVNADRRPRMKGRFVRRLNSSSNAHR; translated from the exons ATGTCTTCGTGTTTGACCGGAGCTGGGGGGAGAACCTACGGATTCGATTTCGAATTTGTTAAATCCCCGTCTTCCTCCACCAGGACCTCACACACCTCTTCTTCGCCTTCTTCAACAATCTCCGAATCGAGCAATTCTGCTGCGCTCGCAATCTCCACCAAGAAACCCAGAACGCCGAGAAAGCGACCGAACCAAACCTACAATGAAGCAGCGGCACTTCTATCCACGGCCTACCCGAACCTCTTCTCGACGAAGAACCTCAAAACGCAGGGGAAATTCGCAAAGCCCGCATCGGAGAATTTCGATTATGACTCTTCGGAGCTGTTTTTGCCGTTCAGGGTTTTGGACGGATCGTCTTCGTGTTTCCTTCTGGACCAACCGGGCCCCAAGCCCGTGGAGAGGCCCAAAGTGGTGAGCGTGCAGGAGAAGGCGTGTGGGAGCCCCGGGGAGATAAGCTCCGTAGTGAATTTCAATTCTCTCGAATTGAACGACGACTGCGAAGAGAGCCTCGACGCGGAATCGATTCTCGACGAGGAAATTGAAGAAGGGATCGATAGCATCATGGGGAGCAGGGTCCAAGAAATCTCAAACGACGCCGTCAATAACTTTCCCTGGATAATGCCTTTTGGCGGGAAATCGGACTTCCCCAGACCCCGTGTCAGCGCTCTCCGACACGTCGACGACGGAAACTGGTGGAATTTTCCGGCCGTCGATATTCATCAGATATCTCCCAAAATTAACACCAAGCCCCCTCCGGTGACCGccgagaagaagatgaagaagaagaaggtgacAGCGATTGCGGCGACGGAGAAACCGGCCGTGGTGGAGTTGAAGAACGCGGAATTGCCCAAACCGAAACAAGGtttgatgttgaaattgaatTACGACGACATTCGGAGCGCTTGGTCCGACCGTGGGACACCGTTCGCCGACGATAGCCCACTGGCCGACTTGCCGGAAACTGACGTCACT GCGCGGCTGTCGCAAATTGATTTGTGGTGGGACAATGGCGGAGTGAGAGAAGCTAGCGTGCAGCGCTACAAAGAGAAACGGCGAACGCGGCTGTTCTCGAAGAAGATCAGATACCAGGTGAGGAAGGTCAACGCAGATCGACGGCCCAGAATGAAG GGGCGATTTGTTAGGAGGCTCAATTCTAGCTCAAATGCACACAGATGA
- the LOC114179026 gene encoding RNA-binding KH domain-containing protein PEPPER-like, which translates to MATLDPIQNGTTNPLLSENPDPAEPPSTAADDPTPEVAAEKRWPGWPGLCVFRLIVPVLKVGSIIGRKGELIKKTCEETKARIRVLDGAVGTPDRIVLISGKEEPETPLSPAMDAVIRIFKRISGLSEIDGENKAAGLAFCSVRLLVASTQAINLIGKQGSLIKSIQENTSASVRVLSGDEVPFYAAADERIVELQGEAMKVLKALEAVVGHLRKFLVDPSVLPLFEKSYNATISQERQVDSTWVDKQSLHSASQPSIANDIPLSSKRDSLFADRESHLDSLLPPSTMSVYGQDSSLSSLRSSALGRTSAPPIVTTVIQTMQIPLSYAEDIIGIQGTNIDYIRRTSGAILTVQESRVPDEIIVEIKGTSSQVQTAQQLIQEVISNHKEPVGSNYSRLDTGLRSSYPQLGSSSYSSSSLSSQPYSGYGSSGLGGYSTFRL; encoded by the exons atGGCCACTCTCGACCCAATCCAAAACGGCACAACCAATCCCTTGCTATCTGAAAATCCTGACCCCGCCGAACCTCCCTCCACCGCCGCCGACGATCCCACTCCTGAGGTTGCGGCTGAGAAGCGGTGGCCGGGATGGCCCGGCCTCTGCGTGTTCCGCCTCATCGTGCCGGTCCTCAAAGTCGGAAGCATCATTGGCCGCAAGGGGGAGCTCATCAAGAAGACCTGCGAGGAAACGAAAGCTCGCATACGAGTCCTCGACGGCGCGGTTGGCACTCCCGATCGAATC GTACTCATATCAGGGAAGGAAGAGCCAGAGACACCACTTTCTCCTGCAATGGATGCTGTCATAAGGATTTTTAAACGTATCTCCGGGTTGTCTGAAATTGATGGCGAGAATAAAGCCGCAGGGCTTGCGTTTTGTTCTGTTCGTTTATTGGTGGCCTCAACACAGGCTATCAATTTGATTGGAAAGCAGGGTTCATTAATTAAATCTATACAAGAAAATACCAGTGCATCTGTTAGAGTACTATCTGGAG ATGAGGTTCCCTTTTATGCTGCTGCGGATGAGAGGATTGTTGAGTTGCAGGGAGAAGCCATGAAGGTCCTTAAGGCTCTGGAAGCAGTAGTTGGGCACCTGAGGAAGTTTTTGGTTGACCCCAGTGTTCTTCCCTTATTTGAGAAAAGt TACAATGCAACAATCTCCCAAGAGCGGCAAGTAGATTCAACTTGGGTTGACAAACAATCACTGCATAGTGCTTCACAGCCTAGCATTGCAAATGACATTCCGCTTTCATCAAAAAGGGATTCTCTGTTTGCTGACCGTGAAAGCCATTTGGATTCGTTGCTCCCTCCCTCCACAATGTCAGTATATGGTCAAGATTCTTCCCTTTCTAGTCTTCGTTCTTCAGCACTCGGTCGTACCAGTGCTCCTCCTATTGTTACCACG GTAATACAAACAATGCAAATACCACTGTCCTATGCAGAAGACATTATTGGTATACAAGGAACTAATATTGATTACATTCGCCGCACCAGTGGAGCTATATTGACCGTGCAGGAGAGCCGGGTGCCTGATGAAATCATTGTGGAAATAAAAGGCACCTCATCTCAGGTTCAGACAGCACAACAGTTGATTCAG GAAGTTATAAGTAATCACAAAGAACCTGTGGGTAGTAATTACAGCAGGTTAGATACAGGTCTGAGGTCTTCTTACCCTCAGCTGGGCAGTTCCTCTTATTCGTCATCTTCCTTGTCGTCTCAACCCTACAGCGGTTATGGATCTTCTGGTCTTGGAGGCTATAGTACTTTCAGACTTTGA
- the LOC114177312 gene encoding macrophage migration inhibitory factor homolog, with product MPTLNLFTNVPVDTVVASDILRDATKAVAKIIGKPESYVMILLNGGVPIEFAGTEEPAAYGELISIGGLGPSVNGKLSSTIAEILQTKLYIDSSRFYIKFYDVQRSFFGFNGSTF from the exons ATGCCCACTTTAAATCTCTTCACAAATGTGCCTGTTGACACCGTAGTTGCTTCTGACATTCTCAGAGATGCCACAAAAGCTGTTGCAAAGATCATCGGAAAACCGGAATCC TATGTGATGATTTTGTTGAATGGGGGAGTGCCCATTGAATTTGCTGGAACTGAAGAGCCAGCTGCTTATGGAGAATTGATCTCAATTGGGGGCCTTGGTCCTAGTGTAAATGGAAAATTGAGTTCTACCATTGCAGAAATTCTTCAAACTAAGCTTTATATTGACAGTTCACGATTTTATATCAAGTTTTATGATGTTCAG CGCTCATTCTTTGGGTTCAATGGCTCAACCTTTTGA